The Methanosarcinales archaeon genome has a window encoding:
- a CDS encoding methylenetetrahydrofolate reductase C-terminal domain-containing protein, whose product MIITRPKSVDDILTMLDQFPDANICVVGCGICARKAETGGEPQVRKMVEALKCRGVDVLDGVMVKHACSASSWESLAEENPAIDNADIVLVMSCGAGVSLLGRISDKPVLSALDTTSLGGAFTNETLEALCGMCGECNVGMFAGLCPKSSCPKSQMNGPCGGLDDGKCEVGERDCIWVKIYETLEARGLLSLLDEIRQPVSHNRRL is encoded by the coding sequence ATGATAATAACCCGACCCAAATCCGTTGATGATATACTTACCATGCTGGACCAATTTCCGGATGCAAACATCTGTGTAGTGGGCTGCGGTATTTGTGCCCGGAAGGCAGAGACCGGCGGCGAGCCCCAGGTCAGAAAAATGGTTGAGGCCCTGAAATGCAGGGGAGTAGATGTATTGGATGGGGTCATGGTAAAACATGCCTGCAGTGCATCATCCTGGGAGAGTCTGGCAGAAGAAAATCCGGCAATTGATAACGCGGATATTGTGCTGGTAATGAGCTGTGGTGCCGGAGTATCGTTATTGGGTCGTATTTCAGATAAACCAGTGCTTTCTGCCCTTGATACTACATCACTTGGTGGTGCTTTCACCAATGAAACATTAGAAGCACTTTGCGGCATGTGCGGGGAATGTAATGTCGGGATGTTCGCAGGATTGTGTCCCAAATCCAGCTGTCCCAAATCCCAGATGAACGGACCCTGCGGCGGGCTGGATGACGGGAAGTGTGAAGTGGGAGAGCGTGATTGTATCTGGGTAAAGATATATGAGACACTTGAAGCCAGGGGATTGCTTTCTTTGCTGGATGAGATCAGACAACCTGTAAGTCATAACAGGAGGCTTTGA